A single Lynx canadensis isolate LIC74 chromosome D2, mLynCan4.pri.v2, whole genome shotgun sequence DNA region contains:
- the SPRN gene encoding shadow of prion protein, with translation MNWTAATCWALLLAATFLCDIGAAKGGRGGARGSARGGLRGGARGTPRVRVRPAPRYAGSSLRVAAAGAAAGAAAGLAAGSGWRRAPGPGERGLEDDEDAAPGGNRTGQGVYSYRAWTSGAGPTGGPRLCLLLGGALVALGLLRP, from the coding sequence ATGAACTGGACGGCCGCGACGTGCTGGGCTCTGCTGCTGGCCGCCACCTTCCTCTGCGACATTGGCGCGGCCAAGGGCGGCCGTGGAGGGGCTCGCGGCAGCGCCCGGGGAGGGCTGCGCGGGGGCGCGCGCGGGACCCCGCGGGTGCGCGTGAGGCCGGCGCCCCGCTACGCGGGCTCCTCCCTGCGCGTGGCTGCggccggggcggcggcgggggcggcggccggCCTGGCGGCGGGTTCCGGCTGGAGAAGGGCCCCGGGCCCCGGGGAGCGCGGCCTGGAGGACGACGAGGACGCGGCACCAGGCGGCAACCGGACGGGCCAAGGCGTCTACAGCTACCGGGCGTGGACTTCGGGCGCGGGGCCCACCGGCGGCCCGCGCCTCTGCCTGCTGCTGGGCGGCGCCCTCGTTGCCCTGGGGCTGCTGCGGCCCTAG
- the LOC115526801 gene encoding olfactory receptor 287: MAWGRSQNLSTFILLGFPGPRGLQTWLFLLFLVAYVLTVAGNLAIISLVGAHRRLQTPMYFFLCNLSFLEIWFTTACVPKALATFASHSGAISLAGCAAQMYFVFSLGCTEYFLLAAMAYDRYLAICLPLRYGSTMTPGLSARLALGSWLCGFSAITVPAALVARLSFCRSHVINHFFCDIAPWIVLSCSDTRGVELAAFGIAFCVILGSCFVTLLSYAYIAATIIRIPSARGRHRAFSTCSSHLTVVLIWYGSTIFLHVRTSVESSLDLTKAVTVLNTVVTPVLNPFIYTLRNKDVREALRRSVQRK, from the coding sequence ATGGCCTGGGGCCGCAGCCAGAACCTCTCCACATTCATCCTACTGGGCTTCCCGGGGCCACGGGGCCTGCAGACctggctcttcctcctcttcctggtcGCGTACGTGCTCACGGTGGCCGGGAACCTGGCCATCATCTCCCTGGTCGGGGCGCACCGGCGCCTGCAGacgcccatgtacttcttcctctgcAACCTCTCCTTCCTGGAGATCTGGTTCACCACGGCCTGTGTGCCCAAGGCCCTGGCCACGTTCGCCTCGCACAGTGGAGCCATCTCCTTGGCCGGCTGCGCGGCGCAGATGTACTTCGTCTTCTCGCTGGGCTGCACCGAGTACTTCCTGCTGGCCGCGATGGCTTACGACCGCTACCTGGCCATCTGCCTGCCGCTGCGCTACGGCAGCACCATGACGCCTGGGCTCTCCGCCCGCCTCGCTCTGGGCTCCTGGCTGTGCGGCTTCTCTGCCATCACCGTGCCCGCTGCCCTCGTTGCTCGCCTCTCCTTCTGCCGCTCCCACGTCATCAACCACTTCTTCTGTGACATCGCACCCTGGATCGTGCTGTCCTGCAGCGACACGCGGGGTGTGGAGCTGGCGGCCTTCGGCATTGCCTTCTGTGTCATCCTGGGCTCCTGCTTTGTCACGCTGCTCTCCTACGCCTACATCGCTGCCACCATCATCAGGATCCCCTCGGCCCGGGGCCGGCACAGagccttctccacctgctcctcccatCTCACCGTGGTCCTCATCTGGTACGGCTCCACCATCTTCCTGCATGTGAGGACCTCGGTGGAGAGCTCGCTGGACCTGACCAAGGCCGTCACGGTGCTGAACACCGTTGTCACTCCCGTGCTGAACCCCTTCATATACACCCTGAGGAACAAGGACGTCAGGGAGGCTCTGCGGAGGTCGGTGCAGCGGAAGTGA